The sequence below is a genomic window from Bombus pyrosoma isolate SC7728 linkage group LG9, ASM1482585v1, whole genome shotgun sequence.
GGCGCAAAGCGATTAAGCGATTTTGTTGTGGACCCCGATTCTTCCCTTCGTCGGCTCACTCTTCCCGGCTTTCCACTTCTCCCGCGTCGCCTTTCGCCTCTCCCGCCGGCTGCGCTACGCCGCCGTAAACGCGCCCCTGAACGGAAATCTGCCTTTCTCCCCACTACCTTCACGCAAACCCCTTCCACCACCACGAATTGCTATAATGTTCAACCGGCAAAAATCAGGATTGTAtcaactttcttctttacaaCTTGTCAATTTCTTTACCCTTATCCCAATCATTATCTTTTGAAAATCGTTTATCTGATAGAAAATGATGATCATTGCGTCAAATCCCAACGCGTATCGTATATTGTACCGTTGAAAACGGTTGTTACTACAGGACTTCGCTGTTCCTATACGTTTATATATCATATCTGTGGAAAATTTCGGCATAgagtatatatttacaaatttattcttctataaaaaaataattaacaattatatgATCGACAAGCTTTTTCGCTTATATTTATCAATCTTCTTTCGTACGAAAGTGATCACTAGGTTCTAAGAGTCTTTCGACGGTCCTGTGTTAACCGGCCGTTCTCTTTACCCCACTATTCGTAGCTTGATGCGCACAACACTGAGTTGAATTCTCTGCGCCGCGTCTCCCCATAAGAAGCACACTGTTTCCGAGCATCCCGGCTATCCCCTAGCAGAGCGGGTCGATCGTTACGCGTAGAAGTACGGCCATTGTGTAAAAAGAAGCCACGGCGCTCGGATAGTGTACGCTGAGGACAAGACGTGTAGTTTTTTTTCCAAGTTTTCCTCTTGTGATATTTAGATTGTGCCAATATAGGTGAGTAATTTGCATACATATCCGTTGATTTATGTTTCAATTGTATATTCAATTTCGGGCAAGTTTATCGTcctaaaaaattgataaaaaatcaGGTCGCGCTGTTAAACCGATGGGCAGTACTTAAGTATCTTCGTCATACATGCGTGATCTTGGAAGAGTGTGTGTGTAGTGTTTGGAATATCATGATGGGGATATTTCGTTCGCGATTTAGATGAACTATCTGCTAATGCGAATGCAATCGCTATcatttttcatgtatttttgTACGCTTTTCGCCATTTTGCCTCGGTCAAGTGTATAAAGTCGGCCATTACGTTACGCGTGCTAGGTTGTGGTCCAGGGCCGGATGACGTACATACAAAAtactttatgatttttatcattgattcatgaattttaattacgcaTCATTCCTATCGTTCTAATGATGAATAAGTCATTATGCGTGAATATATTAagcaaattttctaattcaaaCATATCGTTTGCATCTCGTTTTCTATCGATCAGTCATTCGCAACTgacatatatttctttcttgttgCTTTACATCAAATGATACAACTACATAATGACATACATAAATTATGCACTGCAGATTTAAACAATGTGTGTGATTTCCGTGATGtttgtttcaatataaaacaattttgttgtattattgtgtcaaacatttttccattgacttttcaaataaaaaggaacATGTCTGTCAGAACAGGATTGTAATCTGTGATATTTTTTCCTGGTAGCTTGAACATTATGTCAAACGTCTAATGTTTGTGTAAGCtattaagtaaaaataaaaaaagtaagtATTTTGTCGGTTAGCGTCCTCTGGCTGTAGTTTCCAATCACGGCAAAGATCGTGATAGGTTGTAAGAGTAGAGCGCATGCTCGTTAGTTTCGTTCgcgttttttcttctcttgttCCCTCTTCCGGAGAAGCCTGCGCTCTCTGACGGCCGGCATAGAGGCAACCAAGTAGGCAGTCGGCTACGCCATTGTTGTAAAGGGCAGCGCTTGAGGCGCACGCCGAGTTCGGACGCTTACGCAGTTTATTTTCACTTATCACCCATCCCGTTGCTGTGATATTAGATTgttttatattccatattaGGTGAGTGTTATAACAAGTagtcaattatttattttcgatttcgGCGAAAATCTTCAGAGAATTTCGGGAAATCTTCTTGCGGGGTGACATGGCGCGGGCGGATCCTCTCCgtacttttaagaaaacatcGTTTTTGCTTAGTTACCGGTCAAAACAAATTTCCCAGTGGAGCAAGTGTTTGCGATTTTGATGTTTTCGTCCAGACGATGCTTTAACGGGAAATTCGAATAGCGGAGATCGATCTGAAATCTTGTTTCTTCTTGTGAACTTTTCCTCTATCGCCATTTTGTCCGGGCGCGACCTCGCGGGCGGCCATATTGCGAACCAcgtttcctctcttctcctcttctaGTTTCTGGTGGCGGTATGAGGAAAGTGTATGGTTCATTTTCGCCGGTTGGTAGTCGATTCgcgattgaaaaattatctgTCGCCAATTTGTTTTTGTTTCGCACATGTTGCTCGGCGTCATCTGACGTAACATTCAATACGagataacaatataaatagattACGCAATCGGACGTAAGCCGTGGTGAATGCACTCCcctttatttcgtattaatctTTACGCGCAAGTATCTGTATActtatgttatacattatgttatCCCCTCCATTGAGAGACTTACGCGTTGCGCATGTGAAGAGAGTAatcgattttccattttattgcGCGTTAGTGATGTAAACCTCGGTGATGTATATAAATTGTGTTACCCTTTTTACCTGAGAGATAAACTTTATCGTGGTTCTTCAGTGGTCCTATCAAACTTTGTGTGCTTTATTGTTCCAAGtgatgtttatatatttatatggtaCGCAATTTTGATACGCTGTCGCATGACgaataaagatagaaaaattacaaaccaGCGCCGCtcgcaaaatattttgataccAATACTAGGACATTTATGTATTCATATTGGGGATAATatagcattttttatttcccaaGCTTTATTCTAACAGTATCTTCTGATATACAGTTTGTAATGTCGATCGTCATATCATTagttattttcattacaaCTGGCTTAATGTGGGGTTTTCtcgaaatttgatattatcgtTAGGGTACTGAATATCCAGCAGACGTCCCTGAATTCCAGGGGCCTCGAACTAGTGCGCAAGTTAAATGCGCAGGTCGGGCGCAGCTGCGCATGCGTAGTGCTTGCGCGTCCTTCTGCATCATCCCCACCAAATCGTCCATTACCGTTATGAGAACACGCACAAAGGAAAAGGCCAGAAGACCAATTCGACCGACGCGCTTGCACCGTACGGCCATTTTGGAAGCTTTGCTGCTTCCTCGCGGAGCTTTTATCGTGGTTACACATATCAATCGGAATAATATAGATATCATTGGTCTTGCCTTTTATTTCCAAATCATCGGCCTCGATGTTCGTGTTAATTCAACACAACATAATTAGATAGCATTAAGCACGGTCGATCATCTTGAACGACAAACGGATTTATTTGGTTCATCATTATCCCGAATATTTCCTTCCTTGTTCAGTAACGAGGGAACGAAGCCAGAAAGAATGGAAGACGACCAGCAGTTCTGCCTTAGATGGAATAATCATCAGAGTACATTGATCCAGAACTTCGACACGCTTCTCGAAAGCGGGACGCTTGTCGACTGCACATTGGCAGCAGAGGGGAAATACCTGAAAGCCCATAAGGTAGTTCTATCTGCGTGCAGTCCTTATTTTGAGGTAAGTGAATCttgcgaatattttaattttaatatcgtttttaTCTCATTATTATTGCCATCacgcgattaattttattattattattatttaaattattattattaatattgtttgtattttGTCAATTACATTGTATTACATCTAATACTCGTACTTGGTTAATAGGCTTGgttgaattgaaatttaaaattgtttcatggTCTTGAATTTTTTCCTGTTAAGAGATTGAACACCTTATGTATTGATTCTCATATACGAAGTATAACTGTTATTTAGTTTGCTagataaatagaaaaggaaTTCGGATCTAGATTATCAAAGACATtggttatttaacatttaggCTTTTTTTTGGTATTGATGTatcgttttcatttattcatcgTACTTCgaattgtaagaaattttgGAATTCAAGCTAAAAGGGGGGAACCTCAAATTGAAACAAGATGGCTGCTCTTGTTGAATGTGGCCTGGGCAGAAGCCAGAGAGGCAGGGAGACTGAAAGCCCAAACCCCCTCCTGGTTCCTCCTGGTAATCAATACAGAGAAAGCAAGATGGCTGATTTCCAGGGCACTTGCCCTGGGATTTTACCCTGATGTGGGAGGAGGGGTGTATAAAGGAGCAATACATCTTTGAATTAGGAAATTGAATtctattatttagtattatttgACTTTTCTACATTAATTTCGATTGTTAATTTGCTAATGTGACATCtacttgtttattattattatctattaatatttaagtctaaagtatttgataaaatttgtgcAATTCGGAGgtttaatggaaatatttccattatagGGGCTCCTCAGTGAACATTATGACAAGCATCCTGTCTTTATACTCAAAGATGTTaagtttaaagaattaaaagcaatgaTGGACTATATGTACAGGGGAGAAGTAAATATCTCCCAAGACCAATTGGCAGCACTCCTTAAAGCTGCTGAGTCTCTGCAAATTAAAGGTCTATCGGAAAGTAAAACAAGTGGTAGCAGTAAGACGGATTCTAGGCAACAAAAGGTCGTTCCGCAAACATCACAGCCTGACATTCCAATTTCGTCTTCCGGTCTTACGATAGAAAAGAACAAAGTTCCTAGGCAGGGTGTGTCGCAAGGTCCCCTGGGGGATTTACCTGAAGACTCTGCCAGTCCTCAAATACCGAAGGGTTTGTCCTCTAGGTAAGAACGTTGGAACTTTTCATTTGTCATTCGTCATTCGTTgggaatataaaattattattctcgtTATTTTTACAGGGAAGGTTCCCAAAGTCCCACatcaaggaaaagaaaaagatttagaCGAAAAAGTATAGGTGATGATAATTCAGTAGAAAATCACGAAGCTTCGAATTCAAGTGACATGCCTCAACAAATGGGTGTTCCTGCGCTTGGAATTGCACCTGTAGCAGATGAAAAATCGCATGCAGACCCCACAGATTCCATTGGCAGGTCAGCCTTAATGACGCAGCTGACGAAACCTGCCGATGAAATGTTACAGGTGAGTCTTATGAAATTCGACGTTGAATTTTTACCGTATGAGATcatgtattaattattcaccAACATCTAATAGAAGCTGTTATCTAGTGATACTGTTTCTTTCGCGTGTTGGTAGAGCAAATGATATCGTACTTAATCCTACTATTTGATGTCATATCTACTTGATCTTATAGAGTGGAAACGGTGCGATACATGATAGTAATAATTcacatgttttatatattttgacaacatttaaatagataaatgatacaaagagaaatactgattcttataaaatgattttctcCCTCAGTTGCCGCTAGAAAAACCCGAACCAAGTGATAATCTCATTGAACCAAAGTCTGAATATCTCGAAGATCCAGAAGAAAGCGTCGAAGATCTGACGCTGGATGACGACATGAATGATTTGAACGAGATGGAACAAGATAACAATAGAGCCGGCCCATCCCACGACCCCTCCCAGCATCCTGGTAAGTTGAAcaatcgtattatttttatattttatttattcttctttcgttataacgtagtagcgAAATACAGGGTATTTTGACGAATTTACGCGATATGTGAgtcgatttcaaattttgtgCGCATACGTTTCGAATTCTCGTTTGTTGTCCAGATATATACTTACATAGTTTCACGCACGGCGAGTTTCCCATACGAAATTAAGCGAGAAATGATACCATGTTGTGCACACGTTATGCATGTATGTAGTCCAGCAGCAAAACTTCGATTCAAAGAAACTTTGAATCGAAGCGTAGCTGCTCTCTCCATCTGAGTGAAATAAGTTTGATAAAAGGATaggatttatatatatatataatatgtaaacgTATCACGTTAACATAggtttatgaatttaaaatgtaaaattaaattagaggAAGGGACTCGTTCATTAATGACTTGTTCGTTCAGTTATGCGAACGTTTcgttttttgtttgttaaatgttatacGGGTCGTGTAATGATCGGCCGACACTAGCTTGGGTTTCCTCGTTGCAGGTGGGGGGGCGGGAGCGCGGTCTCGGTCGAGAGGGAATTTGATGGGTGGTGATGGCGGTGCCCTCTGGGCGTCTCATTTCCTCGAATGTAAAAAAGGGCCGAATATGAGGCGGCCGCGCACAGATGTTGACGTAGGCGCGTTGCTTAAATCGCTGGAAAAAAAACAGGGCAGAAAGTATAGTTTAGACTCGGTTAAAATGTCCCTGGATGCAATATTACAGCAGGGAGTTAGCACCACTCAGGCATCAGAGATGTACGGCATTAATCGTTCAACCCTGcaattctatttgaaaaagtTGAACGTCGTCAGAAGGAGATGGAGACAACAACCTAGTAACCTGATCCAGCCTAGACAGCCTTAGTGTGGTGTATGCTTTTACGTGTGTAGTTTATATAACGTCCGATAGCATCGAGACTTGTCAGTGAATAATAATATGCCATTGATCGACAGTGAACCGTTCGATTCTATTCTGCTCtgttttcttgtattttcatttccgCGTTTgattataagtatatatatttattttagattacatatatatacatatatacacatacacataataaaaattggataaGTGCCCGAAACGAACTACAACGTAAGTGCTCGCTAGTCATCCCCACCATTCGGGGGAGGGTTCCCTTCGATATACTGCGAAGCTCGATAGTAGAATGGCGTAACCTCTGATCCGACTTTAAATGTCAATGAGACAATTCAATGAtaacacatttttatttttgacatctttttaattaaacttataTCGCATTTTTGAGATCTTTCTGATTAACGCGTTGACGCCATCGCTGATATTCATGGTTTTCTCTGTGAGGCGGCGCCCGAATGCACGGTTTGCTTCGTGGGGCGGCGCAGGGTCACATTAGACTGTTCGACACGACcgcaatttttcaactttgacCTTAATTTATAGTTAACTTACAAAAGCTATACGATTCCTGTTGGGTTCAATGAATTCCATGGACTTCAATTAATACATTGATATACAATAGTTTGGCAATATCAATTTGCCatatatctataaatgttAAGTAAAGCCAATGGGGACCAGCTGTGGCCCTAATTTtgtactttcaatttttctcaaaaagtaGAGGTCTGACGCGAATTCTGACCATCGCACGCAATTCTgtgaacatttttctataagaAACGTTTATAGCGCGaatcaaaaaatttttcaattccgCACAGGAAAAAAGAATAGTCATGCATGTTCGTCGAAGAACAACGGCGTAAGGAACATGCACGACGAAAATAGTGTTAGGttacgttaaatttttaaaatggacTGACAAAAGGCCCCAGTATGTATGCTAACTACttctaaaaatgttattgttcaggagaaaaatagtaaattaaagccagacacttttttttataatgatgCTAAAAAGGGGGTTGATCTATCCGATTAGATGTCATCCTATTATAGTTGTTTGCCCAGAACCGTAAAATAgtatagaaatattgtaatagaattaatatgcGGGACTTACCTCGTAAATGTGTGGTGTGTACATAGAAAATGGGGTactaaaagttttaaaatcttaaaatttcgCGAAGAAATTATTGATCACCTTTTAGGTACAGTGAATCCCAACAGAGAAGAAATGCCAAGTGAAAATGAAGTACTGCCCAAAAAACAGTTACATTTTCTGCAGTCGTACCAAGGGCCCGCGAGCAAAACGAGACGTCGGTGTAAACAATGTTATAAACgcatttctaaaataaaaggTAGAGAGTATGCCTTGAAAAGAGCCAAAAAAGTAACAACATATTGTGATCGTTGTAAGGGCCAGCCGACACTTTGTCTAACttgttttagaaaattacatgaagaaaggaaataattatgttaagtttataatattgaattgttatgtttttattattgtatgtCTGCTTATAATGTtgagataaataatataaacatattttgtactatctattttgtaaaatacatgTGTGATCCATCGCGATGCACGCCGCCCCACGGGACAGACACGTGTGACCCGCCGATGGTGCATGCCGGCGTCAACGTGttaaccccttaacctacGATTTACGTTCGATAATTTTGGGCCGAAAACGTAAACAAGCTCGAGCAGCCTTCGAGCCATTCGCATGACTTGTGTAGTACGATGATCGGGtcaatcgtaaatattacggaTATGGCTTGTGGTATGATGGTCGCGGTTTGTAATTTGCCCCACCACAAATAGCGCAGACAAGGCTCGTGATATATTCTTGTTATCTCTTCGTATCGTGATCAGTTTCAAGTTATTCTTGGTCACATTCGcacatcgaaatttattttcataaattctagAGAATTATAGAGGACGAGGACAATTATCTTCCGGGGATATGCCAGAGAGACTGCACGCGAAGCATTGGGCTCATTTTCCAAAACACATTGACCCAACAGCATCAAAATTAAGACCGTCAAAACCTTGTAGAGTTTgccaaaaaaataaaaaacgtagAGAAACAACGTGGGAGTGTAAGAAGTGCAAAGTTTCCTTACATCTACCAGAATGTTTCGAATTGTATCACACCATTgcagattattaattttgtattagtgatttttgtataaataaactttttgtaGTACTTGCATCTACCACAATTATTGCATCAGGTTGTAGTTACTTATCAAATATTCCACAAATATCTATAGCTTTAGGAGGGCGCCGCcgctaatatttatatttggcccgatcatcgtactacgggctatgcccgtaatatttacgtttggtCCGATTATctactacgggctatgcccgtGATATTTACGTTTGACCCGATCATCgtactacgggctatgcccgtagTTGTAGGTTGAGGGGTTAAAGTAAGGTCAAATGCGATAtactttaatttacatttacctatttaatgaatttgttattctttcaATCAGGGGAACTTCAGAATTACATTGGTGAAAGTTTCACtgaacaaaattgaaaaatgaaattcaatcgTTGCATTAGTATCGTCTCATCGATGTATTTCATTCGCattgttcttttcttcgtttggtAAAATCTTGAATCGTATCTATCATTCTGATTAATAGCTTGACTGAGTGAGTGTGCGGCTTGTATTCAGATTTTTGGGCacttattcaatttttacggtatatcttt
It includes:
- the LOC122570551 gene encoding longitudinals lacking protein, isoforms H/M/V-like isoform X17 yields the protein MEDDQQFCLRWNNHQSTLIQNFDTLLESGTLVDCTLAAEGKYLKAHKVVLSACSPYFEGLLSEHYDKHPVFILKDVKFKELKAMMDYMYRGEVNISQDQLAALLKAAESLQIKGLSESKTSGSSKTDSRQQKVVPQTSQPDIPISSSGLTIEKNKVPRQGVSQGPLGDLPEDSASPQIPKGLSSREGSQSPTSRKRKRFRRKSIGDDNSVENHEASNSSDMPQQMGVPALGIAPVADEKSHADPTDSIGRSALMTQLTKPADEMLQLPLEKPEPSDNLIEPKSEYLEDPEESVEDLTLDDDMNDLNEMEQDNNRAGPSHDPSQHPAGIGAWHVTGDRSNAGGVVGSVAGAPGTTDEVFLAAQEAAQAHRDSQGKRADLSDWFVKQENEYEEPQTLFEFVASSYDLAERKKAAKSVICEECGKSFSRLDSLRRHEKNYCRVKGDRMYCRFCGKKFAKPLSLISHVKSAHSTLFLKSQTS
- the LOC122570551 gene encoding longitudinals lacking protein-like isoform X16 — translated: MEDDQQFCLRWNNHQSTLIQNFDTLLESGTLVDCTLAAEGKYLKAHKVVLSACSPYFEGLLSEHYDKHPVFILKDVKFKELKAMMDYMYRGEVNISQDQLAALLKAAESLQIKGLSESKTSGSSKTDSRQQKVVPQTSQPDIPISSSGLTIEKNKVPRQGVSQGPLGDLPEDSASPQIPKGLSSREGSQSPTSRKRKRFRRKSIGDDNSVENHEASNSSDMPQQMGVPALGIAPVADEKSHADPTDSIGRSALMTQLTKPADEMLQLPLEKPEPSDNLIEPKSEYLEDPEESVEDLTLDDDMNDLNEMEQDNNRAGPSHDPSQHPAGIGAWHVTGDRSNAGGVVGSVAGAPGTTDEVFLAAQEAAQAHRDSQGRPLPAYDNTAVLDNLRADMEYRGRRAAIKHEDGVFWDSGKMSYHCPICNAGYTYKKTLKTHMKYDCGKEPRFKCPYCNKRDKCSSNIYKHIRMRHDGMPVIVHRN
- the LOC122570551 gene encoding longitudinals lacking protein, isoforms H/M/V-like isoform X42, whose translation is MEDDQQFCLRWNNHQSTLIQNFDTLLESGTLVDCTLAAEGKYLKAHKVVLSACSPYFEGLLSEHYDKHPVFILKDVKFKELKAMMDYMYRGEVNISQDQLAALLKAAESLQIKGLSESKTSGSSKTDSRQQKVVPQTSQPDIPISSSGLTIEKNKVPRQGVSQGPLGDLPEDSASPQIPKGLSSREGSQSPTSRKRKRFRRKSIGDDNSVENHEASNSSDMPQQMGVPALGIAPVADEKSHADPTDSIGRSALMTQLTKPADEMLQLPLEKPEPSDNLIEPKSEYLEDPEESVEDLTLDDDMNDLNEMEQDNNRAGPSHDPSQHPENYRGRGQLSSGDMPERLHAKHWAHFPKHIDPTASKLRPSKPCRVCQKNKKRRETTWECKKCKVSLHLPECFELYHTIADY
- the LOC122570551 gene encoding longitudinals lacking protein, isoforms H/M/V-like isoform X41 — its product is MEDDQQFCLRWNNHQSTLIQNFDTLLESGTLVDCTLAAEGKYLKAHKVVLSACSPYFEGLLSEHYDKHPVFILKDVKFKELKAMMDYMYRGEVNISQDQLAALLKAAESLQIKGLSESKTSGSSKTDSRQQKVVPQTSQPDIPISSSGLTIEKNKVPRQGVSQGPLGDLPEDSASPQIPKGLSSREGSQSPTSRKRKRFRRKSIGDDNSVENHEASNSSDMPQQMGVPALGIAPVADEKSHADPTDSIGRSALMTQLTKPADEMLQLPLEKPEPSDNLIEPKSEYLEDPEESVEDLTLDDDMNDLNEMEQDNNRAGPSHDPSQHPGTVNPNREEMPSENEVLPKKQLHFLQSYQGPASKTRRRCKQCYKRISKIKGREYALKRAKKVTTYCDRCKGQPTLCLTCFRKLHEERK
- the LOC122570551 gene encoding longitudinals lacking protein, isoforms A/B/D/L-like isoform X22 — protein: MEDDQQFCLRWNNHQSTLIQNFDTLLESGTLVDCTLAAEGKYLKAHKVVLSACSPYFEGLLSEHYDKHPVFILKDVKFKELKAMMDYMYRGEVNISQDQLAALLKAAESLQIKGLSESKTSGSSKTDSRQQKVVPQTSQPDIPISSSGLTIEKNKVPRQGVSQGPLGDLPEDSASPQIPKGLSSREGSQSPTSRKRKRFRRKSIGDDNSVENHEASNSSDMPQQMGVPALGIAPVADEKSHADPTDSIGRSALMTQLTKPADEMLQLPLEKPEPSDNLIEPKSEYLEDPEESVEDLTLDDDMNDLNEMEQDNNRAGPSHDPSQHPAGIGAWHVTGDRSNAGGVVGSVAGAPGTTDEVFLAAQEAAQAHRDSQGFRQFAASRMLLSAGQRGRLYRSFVPNSNQRYPCGNCTSVFGQKRSLLTHLRYECGQPPRFKCPYCDLISKKTSNVQKHIRRKHEGNAVYVQDIYRLPNLAV
- the LOC122570551 gene encoding longitudinals lacking protein, isoforms H/M/V-like isoform X26 yields the protein MEDDQQFCLRWNNHQSTLIQNFDTLLESGTLVDCTLAAEGKYLKAHKVVLSACSPYFEGLLSEHYDKHPVFILKDVKFKELKAMMDYMYRGEVNISQDQLAALLKAAESLQIKGLSESKTSGSSKTDSRQQKVVPQTSQPDIPISSSGLTIEKNKVPRQGVSQGPLGDLPEDSASPQIPKGLSSREGSQSPTSRKRKRFRRKSIGDDNSVENHEASNSSDMPQQMGVPALGIAPVADEKSHADPTDSIGRSALMTQLTKPADEMLQLPLEKPEPSDNLIEPKSEYLEDPEESVEDLTLDDDMNDLNEMEQDNNRAGPSHDPSQHPAGIGAWHVTGDRSNAGGVVGSVAGAPGTTDEVFLAAQEAAQAHRDSQGGAVRWKLAVVQVTPYQCPKCFKYFKSSKSCCNHRSTCGTDKKFRCAFCDYRSHQKGNVLRHLATQHPEAGQKKRVNCVLKTNDSEKIALSSNVKYK
- the LOC122570551 gene encoding longitudinals lacking protein, isoforms A/B/D/L-like isoform X27, with translation MEDDQQFCLRWNNHQSTLIQNFDTLLESGTLVDCTLAAEGKYLKAHKVVLSACSPYFEGLLSEHYDKHPVFILKDVKFKELKAMMDYMYRGEVNISQDQLAALLKAAESLQIKGLSESKTSGSSKTDSRQQKVVPQTSQPDIPISSSGLTIEKNKVPRQGVSQGPLGDLPEDSASPQIPKGLSSREGSQSPTSRKRKRFRRKSIGDDNSVENHEASNSSDMPQQMGVPALGIAPVADEKSHADPTDSIGRSALMTQLTKPADEMLQLPLEKPEPSDNLIEPKSEYLEDPEESVEDLTLDDDMNDLNEMEQDNNRAGPSHDPSQHPAGIGAWHVTGDRSNAGGVVGSVAGAPGTTDEVFLAAQEAAQAHRDSQDESLTFEALVDEPDASTSFTAQHVRNVKFPCPNCSSVFNRKNNLQKHLKYECGQLPRFKCPHCEYLSKKTSNVRAHIRSIHFGSIIYVIDLKSSCV
- the LOC122570551 gene encoding longitudinals lacking protein, isoforms A/B/D/L-like isoform X2, translating into MEDDQQFCLRWNNHQSTLIQNFDTLLESGTLVDCTLAAEGKYLKAHKVVLSACSPYFEGLLSEHYDKHPVFILKDVKFKELKAMMDYMYRGEVNISQDQLAALLKAAESLQIKGLSESKTSGSSKTDSRQQKVVPQTSQPDIPISSSGLTIEKNKVPRQGVSQGPLGDLPEDSASPQIPKGLSSREGSQSPTSRKRKRFRRKSIGDDNSVENHEASNSSDMPQQMGVPALGIAPVADEKSHADPTDSIGRSALMTQLTKPADEMLQLPLEKPEPSDNLIEPKSEYLEDPEESVEDLTLDDDMNDLNEMEQDNNRAGPSHDPSQHPAGIGAWHVTGDRSNAGGVVGSVAGAPGTTDEVFLAAQEAAQAHRDSQDPMYGQLHSSFIRAEMIPRGSMRTEGYQPRRNFANDPKDESFLYMESGCRQELVSSVSRTHWPDSVSVQSSLPRKKFYCPRCNSGYTRLSDMKTHCHFQCGFRQFAASRMLLSAGQRGRLYRSFVPNSNQRYPCGNCTSVFGQKRSLLTHLRYECGQPPRFKCPYCDLISKKTSNVQKHIRRKHEGNAVYVQDIYRLPNLAV
- the LOC122570551 gene encoding longitudinals lacking protein-like isoform X28, with protein sequence MEDDQQFCLRWNNHQSTLIQNFDTLLESGTLVDCTLAAEGKYLKAHKVVLSACSPYFEGLLSEHYDKHPVFILKDVKFKELKAMMDYMYRGEVNISQDQLAALLKAAESLQIKGLSESKTSGSSKTDSRQQKVVPQTSQPDIPISSSGLTIEKNKVPRQGVSQGPLGDLPEDSASPQIPKGLSSREGSQSPTSRKRKRFRRKSIGDDNSVENHEASNSSDMPQQMGVPALGIAPVADEKSHADPTDSIGRSALMTQLTKPADEMLQLPLEKPEPSDNLIEPKSEYLEDPEESVEDLTLDDDMNDLNEMEQDNNRAGPSHDPSQHPAGIGAWHVTGDRSNAGGVVGSVAGAPGTTDEVFLAAQEAAQAHRDSQDGSNLMNELAAFESKDIKPIPETIKPRLTRGLTSLQRYMCGECGKGYSWMANLRRHQRLECGKLPKHHCRICRREFYRRYELTNHYNTKHTAP
- the LOC122570551 gene encoding longitudinals lacking protein-like isoform X7, producing the protein MEDDQQFCLRWNNHQSTLIQNFDTLLESGTLVDCTLAAEGKYLKAHKVVLSACSPYFEGLLSEHYDKHPVFILKDVKFKELKAMMDYMYRGEVNISQDQLAALLKAAESLQIKGLSESKTSGSSKTDSRQQKVVPQTSQPDIPISSSGLTIEKNKVPRQGVSQGPLGDLPEDSASPQIPKGLSSREGSQSPTSRKRKRFRRKSIGDDNSVENHEASNSSDMPQQMGVPALGIAPVADEKSHADPTDSIGRSALMTQLTKPADEMLQLPLEKPEPSDNLIEPKSEYLEDPEESVEDLTLDDDMNDLNEMEQDNNRAGPSHDPSQHPAGIGAWHVTGDRSNAGGVVGSVAGAPGTTDEVFLAAQEAAQAHRDSQGLLATMLLSQDIQQPQDNSGPLWVRYPGMPYNPNRNRRRKNGKDSGPKYACNRCGKTYKATTSLSRHRRLECGVVPCEVCPLCDRRFKHRFVLNSHIVGCRRRLRHVEKTDDLPVFAKERE